gcggccaagttgcagcgagggcagctgccatcagggcgtccttgtccaggcgccgaagcgcccagcggcgtggtggggtgccacgcaggcggccgtgtcgggatgcactcgcggcggcagagacctccatccggatgtaccggtgatcggagagtgtctctgcccccgcgaccacgtgccaacccgacaccatgcgcacggcgttgggggtcgcgaatccaacatccacgatggactccCCATattgccgcacgcatgtgtgctccgacccccggttcaatacccggaggtcgagccccgccgcccaatcgcccaggatcccgccgcgaacggaggtcctgggggatccccaagccaccgacttggcattaaaatcccccaggaccagcaccggccgggccgcgtagcgctgcacgcatgccgcgacctcggccaagtacagctcgaacgcagcgtgaccgctacggggcgaaatgtagcactccaccacagcgactcccccccagtccacggcgacgaatccccgaccgcgctcctacaaggagaacggtggggacccgtcgccccctccccataccgtcgccaccaagccgtccgcgtcgcccacccaatgagggtgatcagggacgcggtacggctcggcggcgaccgccaggccaaccccccactccgcgaggacttgggacatcaagtcctgtgccacgcggcagtggttgaggttggcctggaggaggaggcggggcggcattaattaatggccgcgccagcctcctcccggccgtccgtccccgtagcaccgtccacctccatggaggacgatgccaccgccctcggcaccggagccggtacagcccgcctcttcctctccttccgggaggggggggagcacttcttgctccccaccctgtgatcggctggcctccccatgtccgcacacagcgggcagtggggggccgccgagcactggctcgcacggtgctctttggcaccgcagcggtaacactgaccgctgcggtccaccggcgaggtgcaccactgcctcacgtgccccaattcgaggcagcggtgacactggagcgggcgcggcgcgaggatttccactcgcgccgaaacccaccccaccaacaccctcccggattccgccaccttacgggcggcggagagggggcaccgggcccacaccgacccgaggccggagggcgacctgcggatctctccgatccgcaggtcctccacaggacagtcccccgccctcgcaagggcacgggacacatcctgtgcgctgaccgagtcgtccagcccacaaacgcgcatctccgtgcgcttcgtgggccgggcgacccggacacctcgctcgcccagctgctcccggagcctatgggcgagacgatccgccttcgcgccgccttctgcaccggggatctccagcaagagacccccggtcacggccctcttcgccctcacggaggcgatgcccagctcttccagggagatattctccctggcgagccgcatcgcctccgcgagggtcaggtcgcccccctgcgcaacggtcagcgtcaccgctgccgtttttgggggacgacctggtcgtgccttcccgaccttcgcggcctttaccttggccggcggcggctgcggttgcgaggccttcctcgccgcccgcttcgccttccgccccaccacctcactccacgccaccccgccttgggagggtgccgtggaggacgcgaccaccgcgaccacgggtacaccaccccccttgggggtcgcgacccggggccctggtgccgcaacgctgggcggagccttcactccgcccttctttgcgttccccgactgtaccggaacaggtcggggaggcaccgccttcctgctgaccgctcttccggcgaggagctcctcccggaaggcggccagcttgccatcaatcatgtccccaatcctcctcagaagatcgtcttctgaggaggacggggacttcttcacgggcggagtgcgggtggaggggcccgcggtgccccgcaccactgccgccgcactccgcttatttacctccgccgagggacgcggcggtggaggaggagggaggatgggagggagggccgcgctgttccacagcgcctctgccctcctcctcccctgtcgctcctcctccaacaggagctgcagacgggcgttccgccctctgagctcccgcgccgcctccctcatttcctccgccgcggccttcagggcctccgcgccaccgcttttctgccccttaaaggcgcaggcagcggcgactttctccacccgcctcagggacgaggagatcctctccgatatctcctcggtcacctcgtccctgaggcaactcagcctcaccgacgggctcatcgccccgcccacctcgacgacggcctgccccgtcctcttcctcttagagcctatgaggctcctggtggaggagaaggacgagactgacgcagtctcgtcgtcctcctccaccttccacgaagccgggccaggcgctggaggcggcgcgagcgccgtcactccagtcccaacaccgccttcgtcctccccctctgacttaccccgtcccatccccgttttaatattgaactccataatattcccacgagcaggtcggaagaaaaggtccgcccgggcagagccgccttacccgggtaagcctatatactccgggggttcggcaggttccccggaggtggtcgcttgggattgggccttctcccccaaccatgcatcccatcgccgcgcaccatagcttaggattggagggcgattttatagagtcgccatactcgtggcccaggcggttaagccaagacccccgttcctcctgccgtcacgtaccattcacaaaaccaatagggaattgtgaatgggtcgttgtgacgaccaacaggaggcttacggtgtgtgtatgactcgggtaccccgggttcgttaagcccgtactgcagctgaaaggctggcagcccctgagggtaagcttactgcttgcttaccagctttctgcgtgttttctagcttactgcttgcttacttgcgtactgcttcctcactagcttcctcctggcttcctagctcactgcttgcttactagctaactcgtttcttgctagcctgctgcttgtctactagcttacttgttacttactagcttacagcgtgcttactagcttactgccaacttacttgtttaccacttgcatactagcttacggtttcctaccagcttactgcttgcgtagtaCCTTACAGTTTGCtaactaccttactgctagctttatagtatactgctcccttactagctccctgctcgcttactagcacactgcttgattactagcttactgcttgcttattagtttactgcttgcgtactagctaactgctttcttactagcctgctgcttgctttctagcatactgcttgcttactaatttacagcttgctttctagcttactgcttgcttactagcttactggttgcttactagctcacttcttgcttactagcataccgcttcctcactagctccctgctcgcttactagcctactgcttgctaactagattactgcttgcttacaagcttactgcttgcttactagattactgtttgcttacaagtttactgcttgcttactatcttactgcttgcttactagtttactgtttaCTCAATATCTAacggctttcttgctagcctgctgcttgctttccatcttcctgtttgcttactagcttgctgcttgcttccagcttactgctttcttactagcatactttttcTGTTTGGAATGGGAGCTGATTCGCCCTTTTTTCTtaaggactggacggcgagATTTGGAAAATGAAGAATGAACTCTTAacaagttgtaactttataaagcacaaaacttcaccggattaacagaaacaataaattgaggCGTGAATGGTTATAGTTGATAAATCCCGTCACAAAGAACTGTTAGAGTTCGGTAAaacaagcgatttgaaattaatttggaaGGTCACACCGTTCGCACTTAATTGGTTGGTATTGGTTTTGAATCTGAACGGCGAGCGCGCACCACGGTCCGGTTCGGTCGAGCGTGACCCGAAAATTTCCAAATTTTGCGGAATCGCAGGCACGATCGCCGGCGAGCTCGCGCGCATGCTCGCTACCGTCAATGGAACTTTCCGTTCGTCGAAACGGAACACACCGCCCCCCTGTTGAATGAACTAATTCAACAATCGTAGTGCGCAGTAAGATCGTAGTTAGTGGCGACATGTACTGATGTGGACATGAGTGTGCACATGGCGACGCAGTGAGTACAAGTACATTACAATCTAACTTAAATCTATATAGGCTTACATCTAAGGTACAGAACCATAACGCTTAATTTAGGGCCGTTTCGTTCGTCTTGTCTGCATGAATCGAAACGGGAAGAAAGCACACTTTCGCGAGTGGTCGTTTATACGTGGATTGTGCGGTTTTAATAGAGACGACGCGGACGAGACCGTCGCTTCCCGGATGGCAGTCGACGATGCGACCGAGTTCCCATTTACACGGCGGGAGATTCGAATTGCGGAGCAGGACAAGCTGGCCCTTTTTGTCGAGGTTTTGGACTGTGCGCCATTTCGGGCGCTGGGAAAGCGTGTGTAGGTAGTCCTGCTGCCACGATTTCCACAATTTTTCCGTGAGTCTCTGTAGAAATTACCAGCGAGATAATCAGTTTTCTTGTATGTTAAGGACGCTGGGTTCAGATGGAGCCACGAGAGGGGAACCGATCAGGAAATGGCCCGGTGTTAAGACCGAGTACTCCTCGAGGTATTCCGACGTGCTTCCAAGAGGCCTGGAGTTAAGACACGCTTCGACCCGACAGAGCAGTGTTGCTAGTTCCTCGAAGGTTAGAGTGTGGGACCCGATAGTACGTTTCAGGTGATATTTGAGGCTTTTCACAGCAGCTTCCCAGAGTCCTCCAAAGTGCGGTGCATTGGGAGGTAAGAAATGCCGTGAAATTCCTTTTGACGCtaggaaattgttaaaatttgaaTCTCTCGTGACGGATTGGTGGGCTAAAGCTAATTCGCGGTTCGCGCCATGAAATGTAGTGCCGTTATCGGAGTACATAACGGTTGGGAGGCCGCGTCGAGATACAAACCGATGGAAAGCTGCTATGAAGGCCTGTGAACTATAATCACTTACGAGCTCAATATGGACCGCCTTAATTGTCAAGCAAACAAAGATCGCAATGTATGCTTTGGCAGACTTATGACTCTGGCCTGGTGTAGTTCGGGCTTGAATCGGCCCTGCATAGTCAACCCCGGAGTGAGTGAACGGCCGTTTTACTTGTTCGACCCGCGGAGCCGGCAAGGACCCCATGAGCTCCTGCGGAATGTCAACCCTTTCACGAGTGCATGCTAGACACCAATAAAGGACAGCTCGGATGGTCATTCGCGCTCGGATGATCCAGTAATGGTTCCGAAGGTAGGCGAGAGTGAGTTGGAGGCCGGCGTGAAGGAGTTGACGATGAGTGCTTGTAATCAGGAGTGTTAGGAGTGGATGAGCTTTTAAAATAATCGGTGTCTTGGCTTTTACAGATAATCGTGCGTTTGACAGGCGGCCTCTTGCGCGAATCAAGCCGTCCGAATCGAGGAAGGGGTTCAAGGATTTGAGAGGGCTCGATTTCGACACCGGGTGAGTTTTGCGGAGAGCATTCATTTCTACCGGGAATATCTCCGATTGGATGCGCCGCACCCAAAACATTTCGGCCCAGTGAATCTCACTGGGACTCAAAATTAAGAGAGACGCCTTGGGTGACGGAATGGATTGGGTGAGTGTATCCCTTTGTCTCGCTTGCGTTCAGAGATTGTCGATGAAACGCTTAACATATGCGGTGACTCGGAGAAGTTTTGGCCACGAGGAATATCGTTGTTCTAATTCCCAAGGAGTTGCGGTAGCGGTCAGGATTTTGATGGTTTGGCCCCTTTCCTCCTTGGAAGCATCCGGAGCAGTGACATAACCTGAATGGCGCCACTCCTGGGGATTCTTCCGAAGCCACTGTGGTCCTGACCACCATAATCGGTGAGATTTTAACTCGGAtaatgagattccacgggaAGCACAGTCCGCTGGATTGTGATCTGTCGGGACGTGATGCCAGGTTGATTGGGGCACAAGTGTTTGAATCTTGGCAACGCGGTTCGCCACGAACGTTTTCCACCGCGAAGGTGATTGATTCACCCACGTTAACGTAATTTGAGAATCCGACCAACAGTGACAATCCATTGGCCTGTTCATTAGGGACGTCTGAATGAACTTGATCAATCGAGCAAGGAGTAGGGCAGCGCATAGCTCCAATCGAGGGACGCTGACCGTTTTTACCGGAGCAACGCGAGTTTTCGCCATTAGAAGGGCCGAACTGACTGTCCCATCCTCGAGAACACTTCGGAGATAGACCACTGCAGCATATGCCTTTGTTGAAGCGTCCGAAAAGCCGTGAAGGCTTTGAGTGGTGATGACTCTTGGCGAGGTTTTCTGAGGAATGGTGAGTGAATGGAACTCGGcaaattcggaacaaaataagCGCCATTCTTGAAGATAGTCTGGCGGAACTGTATCATCCCAGTCGCACTTCAAGGACCAGAGTTGTTGGAGGAGAATATTGGCTAGTACGACAAATGGAGCGACCCAGCTCATAGGATCAAATAATTTGGCGATTGAAGAAAACATTTCGCGCTTGGTGGTAATTTGATTGCCTGGAGTCAGTGCATGAAACTGAAACTGGTCTGTGACAGAGTTCCATGTTAGGCCcagcactgaaatattttcgtCGACTTGAAGGGATTTACTGACGGCTAAACCGTGATTGGCCTCGTCGATGTCGGACAACAGCCGGCTGTCGTTGCTCGCACATTTGCATAACGAAAAGCCTCCCTTTTGAAGCAATTGGATCGTCTGGTTGTGGATCAGGCGCAGTGACGTGAGGTCGTCACTTCCGAAGAGGAAGTCGTCAACGTACGCTTGGTAGCTTAAAACTTGCACTGCGTCCGGGTAGGAGGAACCTTCgtcctcgattaattgtctcaACACTCTGAGAGCGAGATATGGCGCTGGAGTTGTGCCATACGTTACCGTGAGCAGCTGGTATTCGTCAATCGGAGCAGAAGGAGACCCGTGCCAAAGGATGCGCTGAAAATCGACGTCGTGAGGGTGAACGAGGATCTGCCGATACATTTTTTCGATGTCGGCCGCGTAGACATATTGGAATTGACGCCAGCGAATCAGGATTGCGATCAGGTCCTGTTGGAGTTTTGGCCCACTGTGCAAATGTTGATTAAGGGATTTGCTATTTGAAGTTCGGCTGGAAGCGTTGAAAACAACGCGAAGACGCATCGTTTGACTAGTTTGGCGAATAACAGGATGGTGCGgaatgtaataagcatttggAGGTGCTATGAGCGACGGTGGATCGACCTTTCGCATATGCCCAAGAGACTGGTATTCCGAAAGAAATTCCTGATATTCGCGTTGGGAATTGGGGTCTCGTTTTAGGCGATTCTCTTGAGATCGCAAACTGCTAAGCGCTCTCGATCTGGAATCTCCGAGGTGAATCGGTCGGTCGTCTCGAAACGGCAATTGGACAATCTAAGGGCCTTCTGAGGTTCGCGAATGTGTTTCAGCGAAATGACGTTCGCAATATTGTTCGTCAGGTGTCAAAATCGGGGGAGTTGGgagctcttcgacttcccagaaGCGGCGCAGATTGTGGTCAAGGTGTTCGAGGACGGACAAATGGTGGATGTGGACGTCATCGGGGCCGGGAGTTTGGATGGGACCGGACAGGATCCAGCCCAAGGCCGTGCTTTGCGCGGTCGGGACACACCCTGAGTCCCGAATGACGCCTTGGAGTAATTGCTGCCCGTATAAATCCGCTCCAATAATAATGTCAATAGGGTCGGAGCTTATAGGATCCTTGTCCGCCAGATTTAGCCCTGCAAGGTAAGGCCATGTAACGTTTCGTTTCTGGCGAGATGGGACATACCTGGTCAATGTTTGCATTATAATCGCGGTCGTCGAATATGCAGGCTCGTTCTGGtccgcaggtgtaattgatatagACGCTACTTGATGTGCGAAAGAGTGTTTCTCGCCAATTCCACTAATTCGCGTGTATTGCGATGTTCGTTTTAAGCGGAGCAGTTgcgttaaattttcggtaatgagggtcgctgctgacccttggtcgagaagggctcttgcagtaacgcacctgtctttttttttttttttttttttgtcgtggggaaaatcttcgaaagactccctcccacctctt
The sequence above is a segment of the Colletes latitarsis isolate SP2378_abdomen chromosome 6, iyColLati1, whole genome shotgun sequence genome. Coding sequences within it:
- the LOC143342783 gene encoding uncharacterized protein LOC143342783: MRKVDPPSLIAPPNAYYIPHHPVIRQTSQTMRLRVVFNASSRTSNSKSLNQHLHSGPKLQQDLIAILIRWRQFQYVYAADIEKMYRQILVHPHDVDFQRILWHGSPSAPIDEYQLLTVTYGTTPAPYLALRVLRQLIEDEGSSYPDAVQVLSYQAYVDDFLFGSDDLTSLRLIHNQTIQLLQKGGFSLCKCASNDSRLLSDIDEANHGLAVSKSLQVDENISVLGLTWNSVTDQFQFHALTPGNQITTKREMFSSIAKLFDPMSWVAPFVVLANILLQQLWSLKCDWDDTVPPDYLQEWRLFCSEFAEFHSLTIPQKTSPRVITTQSLHGFSDASTKAYAAVVYLRSVLEDGTVSSALLMAKTRVAPVKTVSVPRLELCAALLLARLIKFIQTSLMNRPMDCHCWSDSQITLTWVNQSPSRWKTFVANRVAKIQTLVPQSTWHHVPTDHNPADCASRGISLSELKSHRLWWSGPQWLRKNPQEWRHSGYVTAPDASKEERGQTIKILTATATPWELEQRYSSWPKLLRVTAYVKRFIDNL